AAGTCGGGCTTCGAGCCATCGATCTTCCGGAACTGAACGAGATTTGGGAGCAACGATTGGCTAGCGTGCGCAAGCTCGAGGATTTCGAGAATCCGAGATTCATCAAGTTGAGAGATGGCCTGTATGGTGCCAGTTTCTTTCTTATGAAGCTTCTCCCTGCCCGCTTCATCCTTGAGCGGGCCGCGGAGGAGGGTTTGCTCAGACCAGGGGGGCGAATTTGCGCGTCCTCTTCGGGCAATTTTGGTTTGGCCCTGGCCATGCTTGCCGTGCAGCATGGATACCAGCTTACTCTGGTAAGCGACCCCACCCTCGACCGGCACCTTCATAAGCGCCTCAGCCATCTTGGGGTTCACTTAGACATTGTTCCAAAACCAGCAGCCAGTGGTGGATTTCAGCGCGCGCGGTTGGACAGGCTGACCGCGTGGCAGAAAGAAACGCCCGATAGCTATTGGCCCTTACAGCACGCCAATCCGCACTATCCGATTGCTTACGCGAAATTCGCAGCCGCGCTCATCGACAGGGTCGGAAAGATCGACTGCCTGGTGGGCACCGTCGGCTCAGGTGGTTCCATGTGCGGCACGTGCGAGGCCCTAAGGGCACTGTTCCCCGAACTAAATGCGATTGGTGTTGATACTCTCGGGTCGGTCCTGTTTGGGCAGCCCAGCGGTCGACGATACTTTAGGGGGCTGGGAGGTGACGCTCTATCCTCCAATCTCGATCACAGACACTTTGACGAGGTGCATTGGCTGCCGGCTGCAGACGTCGTTCACGCAACGCATCGGTTGCATCGGGAGCATGGACTATTCATGGGGCCCACCAGCGGGGCTGCATTTAAGGTTGCGGAATGGTGGTCAGAAACGAATCCGGGCAAAACGGTTGTTGCCGTCTTTCCAGACGAGGGCCATTGTCACACTGACAGCACCTACAACGAGGAATGGCTGTCTTCCAGTCTTGGATGGCCGATTTCAGCCCGCCAAGAGCCGCTGGCTGTCGCAGCCCCGACCGACGAACTGAAGGGCTGGTCATGGTATAAATGGGGCAGGCGAGCGCTTGACGAAGTGCTTTCCGGATTGATCGACCATGCTCCAAGACGCACAGTCCACCCTCTCCTCGGTTCGGCAATCTAGGAGCGGGAACCCGTCGGCATGACACCCTGGGCATCGACCAGAGCTATCGAGGACACTCGCGTTGAAGCCGTGAAATTGTCTCACTTCGATGAGGCGGCGGTCAGCCATTTAAGCCTTCGTCCCGAGCAGGAGCAGTTTGTAGATCCGATCGAGCAAGTGTTCTCCGAGTTTCGAAGCAGTCCTGGTCCCGAGCTAAAGCACCCATTCGCGATAGTTGCCCGCAATAGCGTCGTCGGCTTTTTTGTGCTGCGTGAAAAGACGGCAGTACCCGAGTGGGCGCCACCTGGCGTGATTACTCTGCATAGCTTCCGTGTTGGCCCACAATACCAAAACAATGGGTACGGTACCGCAGCAATTCGACTTGCGACTCAATGGATCCTGGCGAAGCGGCCATGCGTTGATCATCTTATGCTTGCGGTAAATGCCCGCAATGCGACAGCCAGGAAGCTCTATTTGAAGTCGGGATTTCGTGACACAGGCGCGACTTACCTCGGCCCGGTCGGTATTCAGAACATCCTTGAATATAAAATGCGCTAGGAAATGAGGAGCCTCCCCCTCTTTTCCGGCTCTCTACAAGAGGCAGAGCAGAGACATCGGATGGCCGTCCCAATTGACAAGGTAGAAGTGGGCTTGGAGCGTGGCGGTTTGAGCGCCTTCGCTGTGGTGTCACCGAGACCGCGCCGCCGTCGACGCGCGCGCTCATTATTTCTCGGGCGCTTGCGTCGACACCCGGAAACCATGCGAGCTGGTGGGCCGACGACAAAGTCTCCCTTCGGGGCTTCCCGTCGTCGGGGACCTTGTCTTGGTTCACCAGGAACACGGAGCACTATCCGAGCTCATCTTCAATTCCGCCGCGACGAGCGCGTCGCGATGACGCTCGCGTCGCGCTCGCTCCCGATCCGTCCGAATCGTCGTCTGAGACGCAGCTCGATCCGTCGGAAGAACACATGAGCCAAAAAGAGCACCTTCGGTTGGTTTGGCAAACTTCTGGAAGCCCATTAATGCAGAAGACGGTCGCCGGTTCGCTGCACGAAACGGTCAGACAAGAACTCGTGCGGCGAGTGATGAAAGGTGAATACAAGGCAGAGGCGCCTTTGCCATCGGTCGCCACATTAGCGGAGGAGTTTGGCGTAAGCGCGATAACGATCAAACGTGCGTTGCGCGACCTTCAATCTACAGGCATCCTGCGTACCGTGCCCGGGCTCGGCACCTTTATACGAGAGAGGCATAGGTTCATTCGCGACGTCAATTTCGGCTTCGTATCATCCAAAGATGGGCAACGATCTGAGCGCGAGCCGCGCATTCAGTTGGCGTCAGTATCTAGAGAGGCCATCCGCCATCCCTCGTTCAGCGAATTCGATGCACCGACTGGAACAATGCTCTGCCTACGAAAGATAATATCGGCCGACGGCATACCCTTGATATTTGACACTTCGTACTTTCCGCTGTCGTTCGACAGCGTATTCGATGAATATGGCGACGAGCTTGCCTGCGAGGCTCTGCACAATTGCGGTGCGAACCAGGAAAAGATAAGTTTGCTTATCGATGCCGCTCCAGCGTCAGAAGAGGCACAACAGGCATTCGGGATCCCTAATGGATATCCGACCCTGCGACGGCTTTATGAACTGACGACCCTAGAGCCTGCCTTTACGGTATTTGGTATTTCCGAATCGCCATTTGACCGGTTGGCGTGCTCGGTACACCTGAACAGAACAGACACGATCCGCTCGCCAATGCAAACGTCTTGAAGCCTACGCTGAGCTTCAAGATTGGTAAATCTAACTCACTGGCCGACGACTGACACGGCACTCGTCGGACATTTGATCGATCACGAAAAACGGGACAGAGGCGATCGCCGTTCGGGAATCGGGATCATCGCCGGCTCAGACGCTTCGAGCATCCGCTGTACGGCGCCAGCGCCAGTATCCACGCTCCGTCCAAGCTGCGTGCGGCAGCGACCACACTCGATCTCAATATTGCTGACCATATGCCGCTCCGCAGCCGAACGGCGCGCTGACCAATCTGTGACCTGGCCCGCAAGTGCGCCCAAGAGGAACCAGAGCTGGCACGGACCCGCGGCAATACGAAGCTGTCGCGCGTTCCGAGGCAAGAAGGACAGCGGCCGTGAGCTGGTCCCTGCAACGCACAACGCCTCCTCACAAGGATCGCGTTCGCAAATCCAAAAACAGCGAATGCAACGGGCCAAAGTACCGATGGTAAAAATCCAAAAACCGTGGTGCTTCCTTGGATCGAGGCGAGATGCCAAGTGATGGGTGAGACGCGGCCGCCCTAGTTCGACCGCATGCGGACAGGCGTAGTGTTCGGAATCTCGATTTGCGGCCGCGTTCAGAGGGCAAATCGTATCATCCTTCCTGATCGTCACGCCGCCGAGCGTCACGTCACGATTCGGACTTCTGTAGCGAAATTTTACCGACCCACGGAGTGGGACGTCTCCTCGACAACGCGCTGAGAGCTCCTTCCTTATCACTCGTCACTGCGGCTCGCACCGCGGAATCGGTCAACGTAGAGGTAGATGGTGTTGGGAGTCGCTTTCGTGTTCTCGCCGGCGCCGAGCGCCAATTCCCCAACGACCCCAGGGGAGCGGCCTTGGCGACCTGCCGCCGGCGGACCGCCGGAAGGCGTGGTCGAGATGATCCTTGATGTCGCTGAACACTACGCTGCCGAACTCACAGCCAACCACCTTTGCGGCTGGCAACAGCGCTCTTCCCTACCGGCGCGAAGCGGTACGACAAAGATCATCGCTCGGCGCACCGCTGAAATCCGTCGGATGCAGGTCGTCTCAGGCCAATCGGGCTCGAGATTGCGGCTTGGTGAAAGTGATGGAACGCAGATTGCTCCCGAAGAATGCGCCCGGTGTGGCAGTCGATCCGGCGATTGATGTCCGATACCCTGCCCGCGCAGCTATTCGTTGCTGCGCACTGAAGTAAACATTTGAATTGACTTACTCTTTTTCCAATCTCTTGAGCCGGGGGCCGGCTCGGCCAAGAGTTGGTCGATCAAGTTACGATGCCACACCAGTCCGACGCTGGCATTGTTTTCATCGTCGAATAGTCTCCCAGAATAAATGCCCATGAACTCCGAGACTAAGATGTTGTCGGCTTGAATGGAGCCATCCCCAAATGCCGCAGGTCCAAAGACCCGCGCGAAAACTGGAGAACCTGACATACCCTTTGAGGTCCGACTATCGATCAGAAACGCCGGTCGCATGTTCCATGGGACGATAATCTCACTTGCGATACTTCCCCGCTTCCAAATGGGAAATGGCACAGGATAGGCATTCGTGCTTTCGGGCAATGCGTGGCCCAAAACAAAAATCTCGCTTCCGGCGAAGTGATATAGCCTTGGGTAGGTATGGTCGTTGACGCAGAACACGTCTCCTCCGGCTAATTTGTCCGTCACGTCGAGCGCCACTACGTCGGCATTCCACTCGTAAGCCATCGGATGCTGAACCCAATACGGCCTGTGAAAATCTTCAAAGAGCGGAAGATTGATGTCTGGCACGGCCATGCTTCGCCAACCCTTCGGTTGGGACGCTCCCATTACGAAATATCGCAATACGATGCGCTCCGGTACCCAATGATTGCCGATAGCTGTTCCGTCCATCATGTTGAGGCCGGTCACCACATGCCAATTCGTGATTAGAAATACCTTCTCTGAACGCCGCCAAAAAAAGCCGGTTGCCTGTCGCGGCATATCGCCTACGCCTTTCAAATCCAAGAAGCACGCCGAGAGCGAAAGAGAGTCAAAGCGAGTAGCATAGTCCGGTAGAGTCATTTGCATTACTGTAAAGTCCTACGTTTCTAGTGTTGGCCCGGCCATCAATACGACGTTAATCGCTTGCTGGACTCCTCGCTTGCGTCAATACAATCAGATGGCGGCGCTTGTCAGGATAGCCCCGCACTTCGCGCATGCCTTGCAACGCAAGTAGCGCTCCCACTCATGGATGGGGTGTCGCCTCGTTCGATGCACGAGGTCGATGGCTACGATCTGATGTATGTCGCAACCGTCAGGTACACGTAACCAGGGTTGCGGATAGGTCGCTATCGTGCGCGCGGCGACTTGACGAGGCCGGCGGTATCGGTCCAACCGCGCTGTACTCCCTCTCCACGCGCCCCATCACGATCTTCAGGGGCGCGATCGGGCGAGGGGTCGACAAAAATCCGCAGCACAATTGCGGAGCAGGCGCATCGCACAGCGATTTCGGCCCCGTCAACATCTGGCGTAATCCGAGGTCGAAGGAACTTGCGCCACTGAACGAGGACCGTGGTGGTCAATCTGTTCAAGCCGAAGCAGGGTGACTACCTGTGGGTTGGTTCGCCTGATTAGGATCGGAGTCATCCCATCTGCGGTGCAGGAACTTCTCCACATCATCGAAACCTCCATGTTTGATGTAGGCGTGAATTCTTGCCAAAATTGACTCTGGCGGAGCCCAACCAGCGTGACCAGACAGAACTCCGATCCAATAACCAAGGTATGGATAGACGTCATCCTGCTCGACCAATTTGCGCTGGATGGCACGTTCAAACTGTTCGATATATATGAAGAAGCCATCGAAGCTATCGAGCATGTGGAGCTGCTGAGCGCTCAGCGGCCCCTTGCGCAATACGCTGTCAATCGCCTTGCTCAGCTCGTCGAAATTGTACAAATAGCGTTCAAATTTTTCGCCGCACTTGTAAGTTATCTCGCGTGGATCGCCTTCGAGCATCCAGCGCGCATGCCTGCAATCCTCGTTCTCGGAGAATTCCTTAAAGAGCTTCGCTACAAATTCGGTCTTTTTCCAATTCTCGGACCGTACATATTGGCCCAGCGCAATCGCAAACACCACGACTGCTCCGAGGGGAGCGGCGGCGCTCAAGCCGTGCAACATATACTTCGACCAGACCCGCGCATCTTGGATGAGTTGATAGATGAAATCCACGTGACCGCCCCCTGCCCTTGCGTCAGTCCCGATCGCCTAGGAGCGTCGTGTGACACCAAGCTAAAAGGCTCTCATCCCGGAAGGGTAAGAGCGTGACGCTCCAATCGTAATGTCGCGCGATGGGGACCGATGCCATACGGGCCCCTCGATGGTAGATCCGGCCGCGCAGGCGATCACCGAAGCCGCCTGCGCCAACAAGCTGGAAGCAAACGGACCGTATCGCCCTCACAATCGTCGCTGCCGGCGCATATCGCCCCCCTTACTGCAATGCGTTGTTCAAGAGCTTCGCAAGACGTGCTCCTGCGACGGCCGCCCGCTCGTTCGCAACCGCCTTCGCCCTTCGCTTGTACGTGTCGGTAATGGTGAACGGCCCACCGCCAACACCGATCGGCGGTTTGTAAACGTCGCTCTTGGCCAGCTCAAAACTTTCCACGATCCAGGTGTGGACGTCCTCATTGGCGGCGCTACCAGCCGGCGCATCATCGATCTTTCGCGCGGCATTGATCGCCGCGCGCGTGCTCGTTCCCGTTCCAAAAAGATTGTCCCAGAAGGCGTGCAGTTCGTCCCTGCACGGCCTTTCGCACAGTTTCACGTCGTTACCGCCACGATCGCCATCCGGCAAGTCCTGGGTGAAACGCGAGGTCGCGTGTAGGGGCTGGTGCACGTCGCCCACCAGGTGAAGCAGCCAGACGAGATCATACGATCTCACGTCATCCGAAGCTTCCGAGGCGAGTGCATCACGAAACGCAATAATCTGAGTCTCGGCATTAGGCTCGGGCCCGTCATGCGTCTGGGTGTCGTCCGGCGAGAACGGGATATCCTTATAATGCCAGTAGCGATGCATCAATTTATCACGGTATCCTATGTTGCGCGCAGAATCCGGATCTGACGGCTTCTCACCGTCATCCGTGTAGTCGTTCTTTTTCTTGATGTCGTCGGCCCATCCGGCGGCCCGGGTAAAGGCGGCCTTGCTTTTCTCGCGGCTAGAAAAGCCCTCAACCCAGTGATCATAATCCGGGTTCAGTCTCAGGAGCTGACTGACTCTAGCCCTGCTTGTGGGCGTCAGCTGATCCCAGGCGATCGCCGCGATCTCCATATGGCCACGGAGATTCCAGGCGGAGGCGTCACCGGAAAAAAAAAACACATTGCAAATGGGATTATCGCTTTGGCCTTCATCGCACTCTCCAAACAAAAAGTGATCGGTTTTACAAAATCGCTGACGATCGGTAGCTGGATGCTGGGCACGCGCGCTCCCGGCTTCGGCCTTGTGGCCGAATACGAATCTAGAAGACTCGCGGCTTGAGATGGCGCAGTCCAGCCAAAGGTTGTATAAGACGCTATATTCGCTCAGCGCCAAAAAATTACAACCACAGATTTTTTTCATGAGGCCCTTATGCCCCACGCCTCGACGTCGAATATCGCCGCATGTGGTCTCCCCTTAGTACGTTACGTACATTTCCTAACTGGCACGTTGCTGGCCTTGGCAGCTGCCCTCCTGCTCGGTCTGTTTGCGCCAGACACGGCCATCGCCGACGACACCTGGCCGGTTCACGGGTTGGTACAAGGCAACAACGGCAAGAAATCAAAAAACGTGAGCGGCATCGCATGCAGCAATCTGCATGGCTTTCGGCGCGCCTGCCTCGTTATCAACGACGACGCGCAGCCGGCCCAGTTCGTGACGTTGGAGGACGGCGCGATCCATGCTGGCGAGATGATGCCGCTAATCGATAACCGCTTCGAGGGTCAGGCACTCGAGCTCGACAGCGAGGGCGTCGCCTACGCCGAGGAGTTCTTTTACGTGATCGGTTCGCACCGTCGTCCCCGCGACAGTGAACACAATCTCGGCAAGAAAGAAACTGTGGCGCGGATAGCGGCAAGCAGCCAGATCGTACGCTTCCGCGCGAAGGCAGCCATGATTTGTCTGTCGTCGAGAGGCAGGCAGAACTTCGCGCAATCATCGCGCAGGAACCGACACTCTCCAACTATCTCGATCGCAGGTTAGAGGACAATGGGCGGACCATCGAAGGCGTCGCAGTCCGGCACGGACAGATCCTCGTGGGGTTCCGCGGGCCTTCATTGGCAAATGGTCGCGCCGCCGTCCGTTCAGTTGCCGTTGATGCCATATTTGGCGATGCGGCCGCCAGTGCTCATTTTTACCGCTTGCCTCTGGGAGGAGGCCGGGGGGTCCGTGACCTCGCCACCTTCGGCGGTGGCGTCCTGGTGCTCGCGAGGCCGACCACAAGCGATCCCGGGCGGTACGCGATCGGTTGGTGGGACGGCGAGAGCGACGACGCAAGGCTTCTCAAGGATCTTGCGGGCGTCGTGGGAAAGGAGAGAACGCGCAAAGCCGAAGCCCTTCTGCTGCTGGATGAGGGCCCGTCCGGTCTGCGCGTCCTCATCCTGTTCGATGGCGAAAAAGAAGGAGCGCCGGTCGCGCTGACGATCCCGAGAACCTGACCTTTGCCGCCAAAGATCCCGCGGCACGAACCGGTGAGAAATTGTGACAGCCTCGACAGTCGCAACCCACCCACCCCCTTTCCCGAAGACGGAGGAGCGAATGACCGACACCAACCGGACGTGCTTTATGAAGGGACAGGGCGCTCAGCCGCGGCGCGACCGCTCGCAATTGCCTCCACGTAAAATGGCAACATTGATTATTGTTCTCACGATGCTGTTCTTCCTCGCCGCGGCTCATAACGCCGCGGCCCAACCACAGAAACCACAACCAGAAAGACCCCTCGTCTTTGTCCCAGGCATCCTGGGCTCGCGGCTAGTCGATGATAACGGCACGGTTATTTGGGGTGACCGCAACTCATATCTGAATTTTCCAAAGCTCGAAATAGCGCCTTCAGGTCCCGTAACCGCGCTGCACTCTGACGGCCGTCTCGTCGAAAGCATCAACGTTCTTGGTCCGTTTTGGACCATCCATCAATACGATACGCTCCTCCACTATCTGCATAGTCTCGGCTATATCGATAATGAGACGCTATTCGTTTTTGCCTATGATTGGAGGCTAAGCAATTTCGAAACGGCCAAGCAGCTCCAGACATTTGTCGATGATCCTAAGCGCGGCCGCCTGCAGAACGGCCAATTCGACCTTTTGTCCCACAGCATGGGAGGCATCGTCTCGAAGCTTTGGATGGTGAAAGAAGGTGGCGCCGCGCGCGTCCACAAAGCGATCTATATGGGCACTCCCTTTCAAGGCAGTATGAACGCTTTTGAGACCCTATCGGACGGTTGGGGCGACTTCACCAACTTTATTGCGGGCGGACTTCCAACCGTGCGGCGCGTCGCCCTTTCATTTCCGGCACTCTACGAACTCTTGCCAACATACGACAAGTGCTGCCGTCTAGGGTCGCCTGAGAAATACACTCCCCTGGACGTTCTCGATGTGGCGACGTGGCGCCAACGGGATTGGCTGCCCTCGGAATATCGCGCGAACGGTCCACGCGGCGCTGCCTTCGAGCGAGGCCTATCGGAGGCCAGGCGCGTCGGAGAACTGATGCGCCAGCCGATTCCAGGTGTTGCGCAGGTCATGATAGCGGGCGACTATTTTGATACCGGTCTCTACCTGTACGTTCCCACGAACAGGCAAAGCTGGCGGGACTGGAATTTTCGCCGCAGCAAAGGCGACGGCACTGTTCCCGTTTGGAGTGCTGCAAATAATTTCTCTTCTATCGAAGGAACGGAGCCTTCGTTCCAACAGCATGCAACGATCTTCGCGGACAAGTATCTGCAAAACAAGCTCGAGCGCGAACTGCTGAACACCGCTCCCCCACCGGTAAAGCACGACGTACTAGGCGAGATCGATACTCCGAAACATGAAAAGCGCAGGCTCGATCTTGCCCGTGCCGATCTCAGTCCGCGAATAGCCGAACCGGGCGCGAATGCGACTGTGACAGTCGCCTTTGAATTTGAAACGGGCGTAACGCGGGGGGATGTTCAGCCTACCGCACAATTGCTCCAGCGTGGAGCCGCAGACGCTCCAATAACGCTTGTGGAAACCACCACAGATGCTGATCTTGCCGTGCGCCGCCTGACATTTGCGGGATCCCTCGTGGCGCCGGCAGTTGAGGATACGTATCGCATCGACATCAACGTCGCCGGTCAGGGAGACCACGCGGTGTTTCTGACGGTGCTTTCGGCCGGACGGAGGCAGCCGTGACCAAACTCTTGGCAGTGTGGGGCGTGCTCGCAGCTATTTTCTGCGTCACGGCCGCTCGCGGCGCCGATCAGCGCAGCGCCGTCTGGGAGAAAAACAAGCTTGCGATCGTCCGCATCAAAGTGACCGGCCGCAATCCGCAGGGCGAAGCCGTTCCTGCACGATACGGCGTTGGCGTGGTGGTTCGATCAAGGGGAGAGATTATCACTGCGGCACAGATGATCGGCCAAGATAGCGAATGGAATCAGATTCCCAGCGGGCTTGACCGGCAGATAGAAATATCCGGGCTCGATACGTTTCGGATCATCAAGCCGCTGGGAAATGCCTCGGCGCGGCTGATCCCCTCGCTCAACGTCGCTATCCTCACGATTACGGCTGAGGGCCTTTCTACAGCTCGTGTCGCCGAATATGCGCCGGACGAACTGGCCACTTTCGTTACGATCGCTTGGGAGCCGCAGAACAGCATTCCGGAGGCCGTCTCGACAGATGGCGTACCGACGGACAGAGGGAGGGACGGAGACGTTTTAACAGTACGCTTTCCAGCGATCGACGGTTACTTCGGCGCTGGCGTGTTCGACGCTGAAAGCAACCTGGTGGGTATCGTCTACAAACGAAGGGATGCCTCAAGGCTGCTCGCCGTGCCTAGCTATTTATTCAACCAATTCCTGTCTCCTGACGGGAGCGCCGGCAGGCGCGCGGGTGACACCGTTTTGACAGCCTTTTTGAACGTGAAGTTCTCGACGCCGACTTCTGATAGTCCAGACGCGATGTTGAAATCATTCAATCTGAACGTCACAAACGAGGAGAACCAGCCGGTGTTTCTCGATCCTTCCCTACGCTGCCTGGGCACTGATCTCTCAAAAGAAAGCACACTGGAGCCCCTCATGGTCCGGTTCAAAAGCAACGAAGTGACCCGCATTTCGTCGAAAGACACCGCAAGCATTGTGTTCGAATATAGCGATACATCCCCCGTCGTCCTGAAGGGTGCGGCCGAGGCAAGACGTTTCTGGACAGTCGACGGCAGCAAAACGGTGCCGCAGTTCTCGTGCATTTATGCGTACACCGTCG
This Bradyrhizobium sp. CCBAU 53421 DNA region includes the following protein-coding sequences:
- a CDS encoding GNAT family N-acetyltransferase, whose product is MTPWASTRAIEDTRVEAVKLSHFDEAAVSHLSLRPEQEQFVDPIEQVFSEFRSSPGPELKHPFAIVARNSVVGFFVLREKTAVPEWAPPGVITLHSFRVGPQYQNNGYGTAAIRLATQWILAKRPCVDHLMLAVNARNATARKLYLKSGFRDTGATYLGPVGIQNILEYKMR
- a CDS encoding GntR family transcriptional regulator, with translation MSQKEHLRLVWQTSGSPLMQKTVAGSLHETVRQELVRRVMKGEYKAEAPLPSVATLAEEFGVSAITIKRALRDLQSTGILRTVPGLGTFIRERHRFIRDVNFGFVSSKDGQRSEREPRIQLASVSREAIRHPSFSEFDAPTGTMLCLRKIISADGIPLIFDTSYFPLSFDSVFDEYGDELACEALHNCGANQEKISLLIDAAPASEEAQQAFGIPNGYPTLRRLYELTTLEPAFTVFGISESPFDRLACSVHLNRTDTIRSPMQTS
- a CDS encoding trypsin-like peptidase domain-containing protein, with amino-acid sequence MTKLLAVWGVLAAIFCVTAARGADQRSAVWEKNKLAIVRIKVTGRNPQGEAVPARYGVGVVVRSRGEIITAAQMIGQDSEWNQIPSGLDRQIEISGLDTFRIIKPLGNASARLIPSLNVAILTITAEGLSTARVAEYAPDELATFVTIAWEPQNSIPEAVSTDGVPTDRGRDGDVLTVRFPAIDGYFGAGVFDAESNLVGIVYKRRDASRLLAVPSYLFNQFLSPDGSAGRRAGDTVLTAFLNVKFSTPTSDSPDAMLKSFNLNVTNEENQPVFLDPSLRCLGTDLSKESTLEPLMVRFKSNEVTRISSKDTASIVFEYSDTSPVVLKGAAEARRFWTVDGSKTVPQFSCIYAYTVGGKLRLGATAPALFVRHVVP
- a CDS encoding pyridoxal-phosphate dependent enzyme, with amino-acid sequence MRKLEDFENPRFIKLRDGLYGASFFLMKLLPARFILERAAEEGLLRPGGRICASSSGNFGLALAMLAVQHGYQLTLVSDPTLDRHLHKRLSHLGVHLDIVPKPAASGGFQRARLDRLTAWQKETPDSYWPLQHANPHYPIAYAKFAAALIDRVGKIDCLVGTVGSGGSMCGTCEALRALFPELNAIGVDTLGSVLFGQPSGRRYFRGLGGDALSSNLDHRHFDEVHWLPAADVVHATHRLHREHGLFMGPTSGAAFKVAEWWSETNPGKTVVAVFPDEGHCHTDSTYNEEWLSSSLGWPISARQEPLAVAAPTDELKGWSWYKWGRRALDEVLSGLIDHAPRRTVHPLLGSAI
- a CDS encoding DUF3616 domain-containing protein, with translation MAAALLLGLFAPDTAIADDTWPVHGLVQGNNGKKSKNVSGIACSNLHGFRRACLVINDDAQPAQFVTLEDGAIHAGEMMPLIDNRFEGQALELDSEGVAYAEEFFYVIGSHRRPRDSEHNLGKKETVARIAASSQIVRFRAKAAMICLSSRGRQNFAQSSRRNRHSPTISIAG
- a CDS encoding S1/P1 nuclease, with translation MKKICGCNFLALSEYSVLYNLWLDCAISSRESSRFVFGHKAEAGSARAQHPATDRQRFCKTDHFLFGECDEGQSDNPICNVFFFSGDASAWNLRGHMEIAAIAWDQLTPTSRARVSQLLRLNPDYDHWVEGFSSREKSKAAFTRAAGWADDIKKKNDYTDDGEKPSDPDSARNIGYRDKLMHRYWHYKDIPFSPDDTQTHDGPEPNAETQIIAFRDALASEASDDVRSYDLVWLLHLVGDVHQPLHATSRFTQDLPDGDRGGNDVKLCERPCRDELHAFWDNLFGTGTSTRAAINAARKIDDAPAGSAANEDVHTWIVESFELAKSDVYKPPIGVGGGPFTITDTYKRRAKAVANERAAVAGARLAKLLNNALQ
- a CDS encoding DUF3616 domain-containing protein, translated to MSVVERQAELRAIIAQEPTLSNYLDRRLEDNGRTIEGVAVRHGQILVGFRGPSLANGRAAVRSVAVDAIFGDAAASAHFYRLPLGGGRGVRDLATFGGGVLVLARPTTSDPGRYAIGWWDGESDDARLLKDLAGVVGKERTRKAEALLLLDEGPSGLRVLILFDGEKEGAPVALTIPRT